In Gossypium arboreum isolate Shixiya-1 chromosome 5, ASM2569848v2, whole genome shotgun sequence, a single genomic region encodes these proteins:
- the LOC108450570 gene encoding uncharacterized protein LOC108450570 — translation MSHFRRLLSLLARNQPQASLFKEPLSPAISSASVSFNSRYDFYRRWLQTQPDPSGLAIDNTENQEADSLKPASCSANVPSETNDSAMKHTAISNLKTSARHDLAMIFTCKVCETRSVKTACRESYEKGVVVVRCGGCNNLHLIADRLGWFGEPGSIEEYLAARGEEVKRGSVETLNLTLEDLAGKGAL, via the exons ATGTCTCACTTTCGGCGGCTTCTTTCTCTTCTTGCTCGAAATCAACCTCAAGCCTCTCTTTTCAAAG AACCTCTTTCACCAGCCATCTCTTCTGCAAGTGTATCCTTCAACAGTAGATATGACTTTTATAGAAGATGGCTCCAAACTCAACCTGATCCTTCCGGCCTGGCTATTGACAACACCGAAAACCAAGAAGCCGACAGTTTAAAGCCTGCTTCTTGCTCAGCTAATGTACCTTCGGAGACAAACGATTCTGCCATGAAGCATACTGCTATATCTAACTTGAAAACATCTGCAAGGCACGATCTTGCCATGATATTCACGTGCAAAGTCTGTGAAACGCGATCAGTTAAGACAGCTTGCCGTGAATCATACGAGAAAGGTGTGGTTGTGGTGAGATGTGGAGGATGTAATAATTTACATCTGATTGCAGACCGGCTCGGTTGGTTCGGTGAACCAGGAAGCATAGAAGAGTATCTAGCTGCTCGTGGGGAGGAAGTGAAGAGAGGCTCAGTTGAAACCCTGAATCTCACTCTTGAAGATTTAGCTGGAAAGGGAGCCCTTTAA
- the LOC108450310 gene encoding ATPase GET3B-like, which produces MAKAVAWHASFTSYSSSSSSSPFPRNPMVPVGFSLSLSPRIHTLSSAFPSLSIKPKRPNSSFEVRSVAAPAEDIAGFDEMVSGTERKYYMLGGKGGVGKTSCAASLAVKFANNGHHTLVVSTDPAHSLSDSFAQDLTGGMLVPVEGPDFPLFALEINPDNAREEFRDATKNNGGTGVKEFMDGMGLGMLVEQLGELKLGELLDTPPPGLDEAIAISKVMQFLESPQYNMFTRIVFDTAPTGHTLRLLSLPDFLDASIGKILKLRQKIASATSAIKSVFGQEETKQNAADKLERLRERMVKVRDLFRDADSTEFVIVTIPTVMAVSESSRLSASLKKENVPVKRLIVNQILPPSVSDCKFCAVKRKDQMRALDVIQSDPELSSLKLIQSPLVDMEIRGVPALKFMGDIVWK; this is translated from the exons ATGGCGAAAGCTGTAGCTTGGCATGCTTCATTTACTTCATATTCTTCTTCATCATCATCGTCTCCATTTCCAAGAAATCCCATGGTACCAGTTGGTTTTTCTCTTTCACTTTCACCCAGAATTCATACTTTATCTTCAGCTTTTCCTTCACTTTCCATCAAACCAAAAAGGCCCAACAGCTCTTTTGAAG TGAGATCTGTGGCTGCTCCTGCAGAAGATATTGCCGGGTTTGACGAAATGGTTTCTGGGACAGAACGTAAGTATTACATGCTAGGCGGCAAGGGAGGTGTAGGGAAAACAAGTTGTGCTGCTTCACTAGCAGTTAAATTCGCAAATAATGGACACCACACTCTGGTGGTTTCTACTGATCCAGCTCATTCCTTGAGTGATTCTTTTGCGCAG GATTTGACCGGAGGGATGCTAGTACCGGTTGAAGGACCTGACTTTCCATTGTTTGCTCTGGAG ATAAACCCAGACAACGCTAGGGAAGAGTTTCGAGATGCAACTAAGAACAACGGTGGAACCGGGGTCAAAGAATTCATGGATGGCATGGGCCTTGGGATGCTTGTAGAACAG TTAGGAGAGCTGAAATTGGGAGAGCTACTTGACACTCCACCTCCCGGTTTAGATGAAGCTATTGCTATTTCAAAG GTGATGCAATTTCTTGAATCACCGCAATATAACATGTTTACTCGAATAGTTTTTGACACTGCACCAACG GGACATACATTGCGACTTTTGTCATTGCCGGACTTCTTGGATGCATCAATAGGCAAGATTTTAAAG CTTAGACAGAAGATTGCTTCAGCCACCTCCGCCATAAAATCtgttttcggccaagaagaaaccaAACAGAATGCT GCTGACAAGTTGGAGCGATTGAGGGAGAGGATGGTAAAAGTGAGAGACCTTTTCCGTGATGCGGATTCTACAGAGTTTGTAATCGTCACAATCCCAACG GTGATGGCAGTTAGTGAGTCGTCGAGGTTAAGTGCCTCCTTGAAGAAGGAAAATGTTCCTGTGAAGAGACTTATTGTTAATCAGATTCTTCCTCCATCTGTCTCTGACTGCAAGTTTTGTGCAGTGAAAAGGAAG GATCAGATGCGTGCTCTTGATGTGATCCAGAGTGATCCAGAGCTATCGAGCTTGAAGTTGATCCAGTCACCCTTAGTTGACATGGAGATTAGAGGTGTTCCAGCACTTAAATTTATGGGTGACATTGTTTGGAAATAA